Part of the Mytilus edulis chromosome 9, xbMytEdul2.2, whole genome shotgun sequence genome, ttaaatgtggcctggCACATGCATGTATAATCATCTGATGAAATACATTCAATTGTAACATGTGAATGACATTAGACCTTTAAGGTCATGATTCagttattaattttttatatgaCCGCCAAAAATTTGCCTCATATAATGCTACCAAGTTGTCATCATTTGCATcgttgtccgaagacacatttagtttgcggacaataactttagttaaagcaaatggatctctataaatttttaccagaggGTTCCATACCCCtacaggaaggttgggattgcgTTTatgggttatggtcccaacagtttaggaattaggggccaaaagggggccaaaattagcatttttgtattttccagacaataacttgtggttaagtgtatgaatctctctaaaattataccacaagtttccataccacaaatgGATGGTTTCGATTGACTTtaggggttatggctcaaatcatttaGGAATGAGGGGCAAAAAAGGTGGAAAACAAGGTTTTTCTTGTTAATGGACAAATTAGACAATTTCATAGCATTGTAAGGGAGGTGATCataatacatttaaagtacaatgCTGTGTATGTTTGGATTAACCTCCCTTtcactacttgtaaattatgtataaaaaaatgtcaggtttgaactatttccaaaaaaaagggggggggggatcaaTAGTaaaacagcatagtgtattgcccaaaagaaaaaaataaggggtaatcatttatttgtttagggtTTGAGTTGGGGGTGGTGGTCAATTCTCAACAGCTAGtgaattgcacaaaagcaaaaaatatataaaattcaaatcatataaccaattctaagttttttGACTAGTTACAGTTATTCTGTCTCAGAAAcctattttgtgtcaaatataaaattacaattcatattcagacctgtatcaagcgtgaatattgtgtccattgaCCTCTGCAGGTGTATCTAGCTGCGCTGAGGGAAGCAATTTATTTTGAGGTAAGCTTATTCAAGCCACCTACatttatgataataaaattaacggtaccaattttcttgcaccagatgcgcatttcgacaataaatgtctcttcagtgatgctcgtggccaaaatatttgtaatccaaagcttatataaaagatgaagagctataatccaaaaggtcctaaaagtatagccaaatccgtgaaaggaatcagagctttgcatgagggagatacattcatgacattccttaatttataataatttctatcatgaCATTTGGCATCAGTTTGTATCAGTAGATATGTTTTCTACTTAGACATTGACTATTGACATGAAGATAATTACAAAGTTTTCTTTATACAGCCTTAGCTGCCCAAATATGTTTGAttcattaaaacaaatacaatttatatgcATATCCTGATATATTTCAGAAAACAGATGTACCAACTGCTGCCATAAAATTCCTGGAAAAATGGCATGAGACAATATTGGATTTTCTGTGTCGATGTGTTCAGCTTTTACAGCAAGATCTTAAATTTCTTTTATATTGTGTAAGTACTAAAATGTTTGTTCGCAGATGAGTTgtttaaaataacataaattttaTACTTTAATTATGCACTCTCAGACAATACAGATATATGTCATTATCCGACTcatatgtgtattatatttaacatgttCCAATTAATGTCTGTCCTTAGGATATTTAAGATTTCTAGCTCATAATCCACTGCAAGATGTCAGCCAAACTTGTatcccttttcatttttagctcactcTGCCTGAGGCCAacgtgagcttttctcatcacttatcaatattcttctgtcataCACTTAATTATACTTTGTATTTTAGGCATTAATTGATGGTTGTTTAAAAGCTGATGGAGGAAAAGAATCAGTTTGTTCTGATCTCAAAAGGCAAGTCGTTTTTAATTAGTTTAGTTTCATCACACTCTATTTAATGTTATGGGTATATTCCTGTAAAAATGTTGAGGTTTATTTAACCTATGTACCTTTGTGTGGTAAATGTTTTAcgtgatgatatttttttatgctaTAAATATCCTATGAATTAGAATATCTATCAGTGAACCCTGTTTGACCTTAGCTGTTCTCTTTCATTATGCTTTACAATTAACCACCCTCCAAAAAACTCTCCTTACAAACTGTTTCACAACATGGGTTTTAATTGTTGGACTTCTGTAGGTTGACATTATGTTATATACTGATAAAGCTGATTTTTATTTTAGGTTCATAAAATTGTGCAATATGTCCAATATGTTTGGAGACGAATCTACAGGAAGTATGGATATGTTAATTGATATCTCATCAGCATCCATACCACAGAAGTCTGTAAATGTTACATTCAGTAATGATCAACCCATGTTTGATAACATTAGTTAGTACGTTTTTGatcatgaaaaaaatactttataaaaataaggagatgtggttatgatgattgccaatgagacacctatccACCCAAGTTCAAAGAATTGGgtgttagcaattataggcaatcatatggcttttaacaatgagaaaaaaacatactgtATCAGGGTTCTCTTTAAGATGCGTATACACGTCCTGGAAGCATGAAAATCAAGCTGGACGCACTTTTTTTAAAACCTGTGAGTCCTTGGGACGTGTCTGATTGCATCTCGAGTCCTTTACACTCCTTTTTTATTcctatatgtttattgtgtttaggAATGGTTAATTTGAAATATAGTAATGCTAACTAGAGATAAATACTGTGGAtacattattattcgtgggatacaATTTTTTGGTGGGTAAACATAAAACAAGCATTTAAATGTTCAAGTATAGCTTTGTTGACATTATTGTCAAGAGTTATGAAATAATTTCTCTGAACATAGACCaaattacctttaaaaaaaatgaagctttAAAACATTTCTTCAACATTCCAGAATTAGTatcaaattcaaatgtaaatagAATGCACTTTCTGATATCCTCATATTAATAAGTGAATAGTAAGTGCACTTATTTGAAACACAGAGAAAATAGCTGTTGGAACATTAACTGAGTGTAATTGATTGTCGTTTTGTCAGCTGGTATAAAAATGCCTTCTTCAGagtatttaatttgtttttcagtcTCGATTTTGTTCATGGACTTTTGACTTAAGTAGCAACTTGTTTACATTTATTCTTCAGAATGTTCCAAATTTTGTGAGCACTGGAGTAAAGCAATAAACTCTGTAGATAATAACAGCCCTGGAGAAATAAGACAAGCTGTAGAAGCCTTTAAAGTCAAGGTAATTACAATGCAATATTCAGtcttgtttttgtttgtgttgaactaaatattttgtttaaaaaacacatAAGGGATTCCATtgtatcattttcaaaaaatttaaatgagaaaTAACTTGAAGAAGATTTAAAAAATGCAGATTAAAGTTGACCTTTTTAGATTAGTTTGTTCTATCAAAAACGGTTTCCAGTATAACCAGTAGGTCATAGGAAATTATGCATGACCAATGGAAATCCTTAGGCTGTGTCACATGCTACAACAGACCAATATAAAGGTATCACTATATATAGCTAGTACCATatgaccgaccgtgcaagggctgtatagccagtcaaggtcgttaaaaacttccatttgtctaGTACCATAGATATCTTTTCAGTTGACCTATTTATATCTGTTCCAGAGACTCAGAGTGGGATATACTGGTTAACCTCCATCAATCTTTCCTGCTGTCTTACATTCTATCCTTTGGTCTGTaaaacatttctatttttatgccccacctacgatagtagaggggcattatgttttctggtctgtgcgtccgttcgtccgtccgtctgttcgttcgtccgttcgtccgttcgtccgtctgtcccgcttcaggttaaagtttttggtcaaggtagtttttgatgaagttgaagtccaatcgacttcaaacttagtatacatgttccctatgatatgatctttctaattttaatgccaaattagagggtttaccccaatttcacggtccactgaacatagaaaatgatagtgcgagtggggcattcgtgtactggggacacattcttgttttttatcaaCTACAAATGAGATCTTCTTGATATTTGGTACTAAGCCTTCTGTTGGTTAGCTTTTTCATGTTACTCATTTTTAGATCCATCACTTATCTATTGCCTGTTAACTAAATACTTGTTTGTTTTTGACATGGAGGCATATGAAAGGAATTTGCATACCTCTTTTCTTAAAAACTACAAATTAGAGCTTCTTGATATCTTATACAAAGCTTCATATTTGTCAGCAGACTATATCATGTGATACATTTAATATCTGTCACCTATCTACATCCTGTTTGACAGCAGACTATATCATGTGGTACATTTAATATCTGTCACCTATCTATTTCCTGTATGTCAGCAGACTATATCATGTGATACATTTCATATCTGTCACTATCTACTTCCTGTATGTCAGCAGACTATATCATGTGATACATTTAATATCTGTCACCTATCTACTTCCTGTTTGTCAGCAGACTATTTCATGTGATACATTTAATATCTGTCACCTATCTACTTCCTGTATGTCAGCAGACTATATCATGTGATGCATTTAATATCTGTCGCCTATCTGCTACTTGTTTGTCAGCAGACTATATCATGTGATACATTTCATATCTGTCACCTATCTACATCTTGTTTGTCAGCAGACTATATCATGTGATACATTTCATTTCTGTCACTATCTACTTCCTGTATGTCAGCAGACTATATCAAGTGATACATTTAATATCTGTCACCTATCTATTTCCTGTATGTCCGCAGACTATATCATGCAATGATTTCacaaatagcacaatagtgttgaaagtggtatttaacaccaatcaattattcaatcaatcaacaaatcaaacTCAAGGATGTATGAGACTGTAGCTGAGAAACACCCTCTCCTTTTTAGCCGACCGTttaagggctgtatagccagtcaaggtcgttaaaaacttccttTTGTTGTCCTTTGAaaaaggcagtgtctgcgcgtacccgcatgtgggtacgaatagtcaaattgccgttctaggctgcacgtacccacatccgggtttctattaaaatgccatcggatcgggaatgaaacgtgaaatatatacggaaattatcgataatatgggGATTTCGTGTAGAAAGAGTGAagagtatgaaaaataatattttcaaattgtatttattaaataatgatacataataaacattgcaaaattaaatgcacaatgatgtaaaatgaaactgtacagtccctgtaaaagaaaaacatgataggaattaatactattataaaatttaaatgaaaatttaaagaataacattttaataatttaaaaatatacccatatgatattttaaaataatcttttagtaaaatgtaaaacagaaactgaaaggagtaggtccagtaagacccctttttggccccaaaatatagcagttttacaaaattgttaaaatgtaaacttttagtcatttattggatagtagaaaggttctgctacataaatatgggctctttttgacaatacaatgcacatatattgagaactagcaccattaattcatgctaaattactgaaatcttcacaattccagcattttagttaaattttagacggttttcgtgtaaaacgaaagtggccgcattcgtgttcatccaaaatattgaaatggaagttgtatttaatgataatacataacatatataaagattgaggagaaccatctgaaaagtgacattttttcgcatatttggtagatttctcatatttgagcCAGAATCGAATCgtctttaatgactaaataagttaaaatctttcacataaattaattgtatcatatgaaatagacacttaagtgtttaaaaagtggtaaaaatctttcgtcagatgaaactgaaatttgaggccaaaatcggtccttaccggaccggacctactccttttaaaatatataaaactactaaaattaaagcttgactttataaaaattaaagaagcaagtaataaatcaatttaaaccaATTATAAATGATTCATGTAACTGACTAGTTAAGATTTCGAACAAATTTTACATATCCAATATGATTGTTTTGGCACAGATTTCAACCCTGCACATTTCAAATGTTGCCAGTCTAAACAGCAATCACATGCCAACGAGTCCTGATCGTGTAGGTTTTGTTTTACACTTTATACATATCCAGTCGCATGTTTCCCTTCTTTCCGTGATCTTAACTTTTAGTTGTTTCCAAGCTTCAgtggtaaaatattttttaatgcgCTGGAGGTTTACGTTTTCATCAaagattttattgtttataagaGAAACATCAAGAAGGTTATTGACATCAGCCTTTGTTTTTTCGGATATAATGTCATCCAGTGTGCTGTTTTCGTCCTTCATCAATGGTGACTGCATGGACATCTGAAATGTGATTAAGTCTTTTCATGTATatgattgattttatttatttattattatttcttttaaaatcacTATACTGTAGTGCATGCAGACTGTATTAAAATCggattatctttaaaaaaaaccattgtgTTTGCTTTTATATTTAACTATACTTTTAACTAATACTTAAAAAGGTTAGGCAAAAAGGTTATACCTTCTATGTCATCAACAACTACCTCTGTTTAAATCGTATTGTTTTTTAACGTGACTATACGCATAGCCAGTTAAATGGCAAATTCGATTAAAaactacaatttaaaacaaataccttGTATTCAGCCTTTTCCTGTCGAATTTGTTTGGAATTTTTTCCCACCATGAATGCAGGAAAAATTTATTCTGTTATACTTtaaatcttctttaatttttgtgcTCCCGGTTCTTCTTTTCTCTGCGGCTGCTATAGACTGTGAATTTCTTTTATACAATTGCATGAAATTTAACGCCTGATAGTTCTGTACAAATCTTTCTAATTCATTATAAGTCTGAAATGTCTTCCCCACAGTTATAATATCACTCTCttccattttaagaatatttactaACTGAGAAAAAACTGTTCACTTGCctttatatatgtgtgtatatttataaaaattctgagtagttttaatcaatttattcactaattgcaacaaattccgtatatatttcacgtttcattcccgatccgACGGCATTTTGTTataaaccggatgtgggtacgtgcAGCCTAGAAAGGCAATCAAgttgactattcgtacccacatgcgggtacgcgcagacactgcctttgaaaaaacattgataatcTATAAGTACATCATAATCATCAAAATTCTTATAATTTTCAGTATATCCACAGTATAAATACAATGAAGAGACTATTAATGGAAGCACAAACAGATTACTATGCATATTACAGGTATGTAAAAAATTCTCCTGTTTTATACTCTCCTGGTTGAAGTTGCAATTGCATTCACTATCTGTGCGAAGGCACTATCCAACTTTTATTTgcaaaaaagtattttcttttgaaattatattttatcaGAAATTGCTGTTTGCCTATTCAAACTTCATACAACATGTCAAAATTTCTGTTACTGACTGTCTTCAGGAAATTTCAATTCTTTGATAGTTGTTTAAatatctaaatgttttttttaagaatattgtGTTGTCAAAGATTTTGTACTTTTCCAGATTTTACTTTTAAGAAATAATTTCTTGTATATAAGTTTtgtgttggtgtttttttttaaatttgaattttaacaTATGAAAGAGAACGTatgtttttattttgcctttgaaAGTCctttattttaatagaaattaagaaattaaccATTCAAGAAGAAATAGAAAGTCTTTCTTATAGGGTATCAATAGACATAATGATGAAATATATGTCTAGACttattcatttctttttcagAGCATACAAATTTATCATGAACTCAGGAAATTCAGAGATACTGTTGAGCTATGCACATTTGGATGAGATTGCAGAAGTGAAAGATGTGTTTACAGATTTGAAAAACTATCTTTTACACATCTCATAActgttgttaaattttatttatttatattaaacattgcaatgaataattattataaaacttGTTGTGACTTACCTTGCCTAGCAATCCaccttttttttctatatggtaAATTCCATagttgtttttgtatttgaaCTGTGTTctaactgattttgtgtcatagaTGAATATCCCATATCTTATCTTTTCTATATCTCTTTGATTTTGTCTTGACACATTTATTGAATTTCAAACAGTACTTGTTCTCAAAGTTGTATAATTACTttacaaaaacttttacctgGAAAATTCACCACTAAAGACAGCATTTGCAAGTGACTTTAAAGAATGATGATTCAATAATACCTTTTGGGAAAAGAATAggttattttttatgccccccgCCAAAGGCATAAGAGAAATTTAGTGTTACCCTTGACCATCCCTATTTCTGTCCATCCAACAAGCTATGCATGGCACATCAAAATGTAATTctgataaataaagatataaaatacACCCAACCAAACGAGTTTcaataaatagatataataatTCAAAGAGCCCTCAAGGTATAGAACCACTTGAGGTACAAATGCACTAAACCgtaaaataaaaacatcacatatgatataaatatatcagATTATATGTTCTACTCAGTTTCTTATACAATTAAGACGTATTGTTGTTAACTGATGTTGACATCAAATACTGGGAATCTtctatgtatattttttaaaacaaatgcaaACACTGCCACTATCTTTACGAACACCATATTTTCTTTTGAGTGCTCTTCCCATAGAAACAGAAATTCCCAAACGGATTCTTGTAAAAGTTCTTAAACTCCATCTtaccaaaaaattgaaaatcttgaAAAGGTTTTAAAAGGCAATATGGTCTAAAAACTCCTGAACCAAATCTCCTTGAACGAGTAGCAAATctactatacatgtataatcatccAACATAGACATCTGAAAGATGATTACcaacaaataatcataaaaataataGGAATACATATGTTCGCCCACGATTAATTTTTGGATTAGACTGTGTAACACTTAGCAGAAAGGAATTGGATGAATTGAACTTTTTTCACAAATCACAACTTAAAATTCTGCAAAACTTGCCTGAACGAACCGCTGATGCAGCAATATATATTCTGTCTGGCCAGATGCCAAGCGTTTTTACATAGACAAATTTTAGTAAACTTTGGCAACATTGTGCGAAACAATGATATAGAGAAGGAGATTTGTATTAGACAACTTAGATATGCTGAAGGATAACACCTCTCATAGCTGGTTTATATATGTGAACGATATACTCTCATTGTATCAATTTGaatctatttttgacatttcaaattcGATTCCAAATAGAGAAAGCTGGAAAAATTATGTGAAAAAGAGAATAGAAACATTTTGGAGACAGAAGATAACGAATATGGCAGAAGGAAAGTCTACTGTTCGCTTTTTGCATCCCATGTCCATGAATTGTGGAACTGTTCATAACGTTTGGGCCAACACAGGA contains:
- the LOC139489512 gene encoding protein Njmu-R1-like, which gives rise to MDEGKSDSSNKSVIRRFYTLFDYNDSINTEEVDNVEEEESYSLTVLCTDVPASLEIELRKLLSQKLSKSAVYFGAGSVTQFEVSEEEKTETWSCYYCMLKDKEIREDGGNVKYIVCFLAPEAEMLEIFTQDLDVYCEKLSEEIRNKTDVPTAAIKFLEKWHETILDFLCRCVQLLQQDLKFLLYCALIDGCLKADGGKESVCSDLKRFIKLCNMSNMFGDESTGSMDMLIDISSASIPQKSVNVTFSNDQPMFDNIKCSKFCEHWSKAINSVDNNSPGEIRQAVEAFKVKYIHSINTMKRLLMEAQTDYYAYYRAYKFIMNSGNSEILLSYAHLDEIAEVKDVFTDLKNYLLHIS